One Halichoerus grypus chromosome 1, mHalGry1.hap1.1, whole genome shotgun sequence genomic region harbors:
- the DBR1 gene encoding lariat debranching enzyme, translated as MRVAVAGCCHGELDKIYETLALAERRGPGPIDLLLCCGDFQAVRNEADLRCMAVPPKYRHMQTFYRYYSGEKKAPVLTVFIGGNHEASNHLQELPYGGWVAPNIYYLGLAGVVKYRGIRIGGISGIFKSHDYRKGHFECPPYNPATIRSIYHVRNIEVYKLKQLKQPMDIFLSHDWPRKIYHYGNKQQLLKTKSFFRQEVENNTLGSPAASELLEHFKPTYWFSAHLHVKFAALMQHQAKDKGQTAKATKFLALDKCLPHRDFLQVIEIEHDPSAPEYLEYDIEWLTVLRATDDLINVTERLWNMPENNGLHTRWDYSATEEAMNKVLEILNHDLKVPCNFSITAACYDPSRPQTQMQLVHRINPQTTEFCAQLGITDMNVRLQKAKEEHHLCGEFEEQDDMESNDSGEDRSEYNTDTSALSSINPDEIMLDEEEEDEDSIVSTHSDMNTPSVEPSDQASDFSASFSDVRILPGSMVVSSDDTLGSPDGREGKLGEAPESEDGNDLELPLKRLSDEHEPEQRKKIKRRNQAIYAAVDDDDAA; from the exons ATGCGGGTGGCTGTGGCCGGCTGCTGCCACGGCGAGCTGGACAAGATCTATGAGACGCTTGCGCTGGCGGAGAGGCGCGGCCCCGGGCCGATAGATCTTCTGCTGTGTTGCGGCGACTTCCAGGCGGTGCGCAACGAGGCCGACTTGCGTTGCATGGCCGTCCCGCCCAAGTACCGCCACATGCAGACCTTCTACAG GTATTACTCTGGAGAGAAAAAGGCCCCAGTTCTCACAGTCTTCATTGGGGGAAACCATGAAGCCTCAAATCATTTGCAAGAGTTACCCTATGGTGGCTGGGTGGCgccaaacatttattatttag GTTTGGCTGGTGTAGTAAAATACCGAGGCATAAGGATTGGTGGCATCTCTGGTATCTTTAAATCTCATGACTATCGAAAAG GTCATTTTGAGTGCCCCCCTTATAATCCAGCTACAATAAGGAGTATATATCATGTGAGAAATATTGAAGTCTATAAATTAAAACAG cTGAAGCAGCCTATGGACATATTCTTATCTCACGATTGGCCAAGAAAGATCTATCATTATGGAAATAAGCAGCAGCTTCTTAAGACAAAATCTTTTTTCCGACAAGAAGTGGAAAATAACACCTTGGGAAGTCCTGCTGCCTCAGAGCTCTTAGAGCACTTCAAGCCCACGTACTGGTTTTCCGCACACCTTCACGTGAAGTTTGCAGCCTTGATGCAGCATCAG GCCAAGGATAAAGGACAGACAGCCAAAGCAACCAAATTTTTAGCCTTGGACAAATGCTTACCACATAGAGACTTTCTTcag GTAATAGAAATAGAACATGACCCCAGTGCTCCTGAGTACTTAGAGTATGATATTGAATGGCTCACTGTTCTCAGGGCTACTGATGATCTTATTAACGTGACTGAGCGCCTCTGGAATATGCCTGAAAATAATGGCCTGCATACAAG GTGGGATTATAGTGCAACAGAAGAAGCTATGAACAAAGTATTGGAAATACTGAATCATGACCTCAAAGTTCCATGTAACTTTAGCATAACAGCTGCTTGTTATGACCCTAGCAGGCCACAGACACAAATGCAGTTGGTTCATAGGATCAATCCCCAAACTACTGAGTTTTGTGCCCAACTTGGCATCACTGACATGAATGTCAGGCTTCAGAAGGCCAAGGAAGAACATCACTTGTGTGGTGAATTTGAAGAGCAGGATGACATGGAGAGTAATGACTCTGGAGAAGACCGTAGTGAATATAACACAGATACATCTGCCCTGTCCTCTATTAATCCAGATGAAATAATGTtagatgaagaagaggaagatgaagataGTATTGTAAGTACGCATAGTGACATGAATACACCATCTGTAGAACCTTCTGATCAAGCTTCTGACTTCTCTGCAAGCTTCTCTGATGTCAGGATCTTGCCGGGTTCCATGGTTGTATCTTCTGATGATACATTGGGTTCCCCAGATGGCAGAGAGGGGAAACTTGGTGAGGCTCCGGAGTCAGAGGATGGAAACGACTTAGAGTTGCCATTGAAGAGGCTGAGTGATGAACATGAAcctgaacaaagaaagaaaattaagaggaGGAATCAAGCCATCTATGCTGCTGTGGATGATGATGATGCAGCATAA